The following is a genomic window from Laribacter hongkongensis DSM 14985.
CCGACAAGAATCCCAAGTGGAGCCAGCACACCACGGCTGACAATCCGGCCCTCGGCCTGTGCGGCATCCGCCTGTGCCTTGCCGAACCCATGCTGTTCCGCACCCAGCTGCGAGCCATCCTGCGCGCTTCGCACTATGGCCGCATCCGCGTCCTGTTTCCGATGGTCAACTCGGTCGGTGAACTGCGGCAGGCCGTCTCCCAGCTGGAGCTGGCCAAGCAGGAGCTGGAGGCCGAGAGCATCCCGTTTGACCGCGACATCAACGTCGGCGCCATGATCGAAATCCCTTCTGCGGCCCTGACCGTCAACATGCTGGCCAAGCATGTGGATTTCTTTTCCATCGGCACCAACGACCTGATCCAGTACACGCTGGCCATCGACCGCAACGACGACGCCGTCAGCCACCTGTACGACCCGACCCATCCGGCCGTGCTGTACCTGATCTGGCACACGATCAAGACCGCCCACAAGGCCGGCGTACCGGTGTCGGTCTGCGGCGAAATGGCCGGCGATGCCCGCTTGACCCGTCTTCTGCTCGGCATGGGCCTGCGCAAGTTCTCGATGCCGCCGGCCAACCTGCTGGCGGTCAAGCGCGCCGTACTCGACACCCATCTGGACCGCATTGCCCCGGTCGTCAGCAAAATCCTGCGCACGCAGGACGAGATGAAAATCCATGACTACCTGACCCAGCTCAACGAGATGCCGGCAGCTGCCGTGGCGAGCGCCGGCTAGCGGACGCCTGCTGCCTGCATGCACGCAAGCTGCGGTATTATTGCGGGTTTTCAGCAGCAAGGCTTCGCATGACCCAGCCCATCAAGGCTTCGAGCTGGGCGCTGTACAAGCGCCTCGCCGGCTATCTCCGGCACGACTGGAAGGTGTTTTCCGTGTCGATCATCGCCATGGTGATCGCCTCGGCCACCGAGCCTCTGTTTGCCTCCCTGATGAAGCCCCTGATCAACGAGGGCTTCGTCAACCGCAACCCGCACGAACTGCTGTGGACCTCCATGAGCATCGTCGGCCTGTTCGTGGTGCGTGCCCTGGCTTCGTTCGGCAACGACTACTCCACCACCTGGCTGGCCAGCCGGCTGGTCGTGCGCCTGCGCGAAGCCATGTTTGTCAAGCTCCTGCGCCTGCCGGTCAGCTATTACGACAACAATGCCTCCGGCCGCCTGATTTCACGCCTGAGCAACGACGTCAACCAGGTATCCGACGCCGGATTCAACGTGATCACGGTCAGCGTACGCGACGGCGTCACCATTGCCGGCCTGCTGGGCCTGCTGTTCTGGACCGACTGGCGTCTGACCCTGATCTGCCTGATCATGATTCCGGTCGTCGGCATCGGCATCCGGCTGGTCGGCCGCCGCCTGCGCAAGCTCTCGCACATCAACCAGCATGAAATGGGCCAGATGATGCAGGTGCTGGGCGAGGCCGTGGACGGCCAGCGGGTCGTCAAAGTGTACGGCGGACAGGAATTCGAGCAGTCCCGCTTCATGCGGGCGGCCCATGGCCTGCGCCGCAACCTGGTCAAGCAGGTATCGGCCAGTTCGATGAATACCGGCGTGACCCAGCTGATCGTCTCGGTGGCGCTGGCCGTCATCATCTACTCGGCCGGCCTGCGTGCCGCCGAAGGCAGCTTCAGTGCCGGCGATTTCATGAGCTACCTGACCGCCATGATCATGCTGTTCACCCCGGTCAAGCGCATCACCACCGTGACCCAGATCCTGCAACGCGGCCTGGCTGCTGCTGAAAGCGTGTTCACGCTACTGGATTCTCCGGAAGAAACCAACCAGGGCCGCCAGACCCTGACGCGTGCCCGGGGCGAACTGCGGTTCGAACAGGTCGGTTTCCGCTATCCGCAAGGAGAGCGCGAAGCACTGGAGCACATCACCCTGCACATCCGCCCCGGTGAAACCGTCGCACTGGTCGGTGGCAGCGGCAGCGGCAAGACGACACTGGCCAACCTGGTGCCGCGTTTTTACGATCCGCAATCCGGCCGGATCACGCTGGACGGCATCCCGCTGCCCGAACTGGAGCTGGGCAACCTGCGCCAGCAGGTCGCCATGGTCAACCAGGATGTCGTGCTGTTCAACGGCACGCTGGCCGACAACATTGCCTACGCCCGCCCCGGTGCCAGCCGGGAGGAAATTGTCGAGGCGGCCAGGGCAGCCAATGCCATGGAGTTCATTTCCACATTGCCCGAGGGTTTTGACACCCTGATCGGTGAAAACGGCACTCGCCTGTCAGGCGGGCAGCGCCAGCGCATCGCCATCGCCCGCGCCCTGATCAAGGATGCTCCCATCCTGATCCTCGACGAGGCTACCAGTGCACTGGATACCCAGTCGGAACGTCTGGTGCAGGCTGCACTGGATGAACTGATGAAGCACCGGACGACGCTGGTCATTGCCCACCGTCTGTCCACGATCGAAAAGGCAGACCGCATCGTGGTGATGCGGGATGGACGGATTGTCGAGGAAGGCGCACATGAAGTGCTCCTGCGGCAGGAGGGGATATATGCCCAGCTGCACCGCCTGCAATTCCATACCGAAACAGCACTTGCAAACCAGCAGCAGGATCAAGCATGACCCAGATCAGCGGCCTCGTAATCACCCTGAACGAAGCACACAACATTGTCGATTGTCTGCGTTCGATGAAAACCGTCTGTGACGACATCGTGGTCGTCGATTCAGGCAGCAGTGACGGCACGGTGGAACTGGCCAGACAGGAAGGCGCCACCGTGATCGTACAGGTACCGTTTCTTGGTGACGGCCCGCAGCGCAGTCACGGCTTGCCGCACTGCCGGCACGCGTGGGTCCTGAATCTGGATGCAGACGAACGGCTGGAGCAGGATCTGATCGACTATATCAGCCGGACTGACCTGGACAGTCTGGGCGTGGATCTGGTCGAAACCCGTCGCCGCAATTACATCGGCCAGCGGTTCACTCCTTACGCCGGGCAGTATCCGGATTACGTGAAACGATTGTTCAACCGCCTGAAGGCCGATTTCACGCCCGTCACGGCCCATACCTACATCCAGGCAAGCAGTTTCATCCGGATCAACGCACACATCATCCATTACTCCTACCGTGACTATCCGGACATGGTTGTCAAATGCAAATACGCCGGATGGCTAGCCCGCAATCTGGCCGACAGCAACAAACCGCTCCATGTCTGGCAGCCTGTTGCTCATGGCACATGGGCTTTTATCCGTCATTACTTTGTCAAGGCTGGTTTTCTGGCCGGACTGGATGGTCTGACGTTATCCATTTGCAAAGGACTGGGCTCCTATTTAAAGTACGCCAATGCAATTGAAATACGGCGAAGCAGAGCAGCCAAACCGCAGTAATAACCATCCACATCCATTCATATACATACAATCAACAAGAATGAAAATATCCGTCATCATCAGTACATATAACAGACCAGATGCATTGCATGCCGTCTTGACCGGGTTTTGCCATCAAAAACCAACGGATCACGACTGGGAAATCATTATTGCCGATGATGGATCGACAGATGAGACAACAAAAACAATAAATAACTTCAGCAAAAACAGCAAAATATCTTTACAGCATGTCTGGCATGAAGACAAAGGATTCCGGTTAGCAGAAATCCGTAACCTGGCGGCGACCAGATCCACTGGTGATTATCTTGTATTTCTGGACGGCGACTGCATCCCTTTACCTGATTTTGTTTATCAGCATGGCAGGCTTGCCGAAAATGGATGGGCTATTGCAGGAAACCGCATACTGATGTCACAAGATTTCACTCTTGACTATCTCACTGGCTCAATCACTGCTTCCCACCTATGGAACAAATTCGACTGGCTAAAATTCAGACTCAAAAAATCAGTCAATAATTCTCTGGGCTGGCTACGTATTGATAGCCAGGCATGGCGCAGAAAGCAGGCTGAAAACTGGAAAACATTGCGTGGCTGCAATATCGGGGTATGGAAAAATGCCTTCGAATCCGTCAATGGATTTGATGCGTCATTTTCCGGATGGGGCTATGAAGACTCCGACCTTGCAGCAAGACTCATCCGGAATGGAGTCGGTATCAAAAACGGCAGGTTTTCTGTGCCCGTTCTACATCTTTGGCACAAAGAAAACGATCGGACCTTTTCTGGTGAAAACTGGAAAAAATTGGAGGCCACTCTATCCTCAACCCATATACATGCAAAATCCGGAATAAAAAATATGTCCCTAGGGGAGAGGCTATGAAATCCATTACAGGCATTAATCTGATATTTCACTCCATCTGTCCTGGTGGCGGCATGGAAAGATACGTCATGGACATAATGACCGAATTTGCACGAAAGGGCATACAAGTCCGAGGCATTGCAAGAAAAGCCCAATGGCCTAGATTAAAACCAGCACAGATCGAGCTGGTAACAATCAAAGATAAAACCCCATTTTCCCGACTCAACAATCTGATTTTTGAGAGAGTAGCTCACAAACAGTGCAATCCAGCATGGCCGACGATAGGGATTTCAAGGACCCCTTATGGAGCAGACATAGCCATAGCCGGAGGAACGCACATAGGGCATTTGCATGCCAAAGGAAAAACAGCCCGCGGCCTATTCAACAAGCTGACCATCAGCCATGAGCTTTCATTTTACAAAAACTCAAAAATATTAATCAGTCACTCAAAAAAAGTCCAAGAAGAAATAATAGGCCACTACCATCAAAAAAGAGAAAAAACAGCAACACTATACCCACCTATAGACACAAAAAAATTCAATATTTCAGCAAGAGAAAGCAGAGAAGCAACCAGAAGCCTCCTTCAGCTCAAAGATGACGAACTAGTCCTATTCTTCCCATCAAACAATCACAAGCTCAAAGGCTCAGAACTTATTTTGAACACACTGGATCAATACCATATAAACGCAAAATTGTTAGTAGCAGGAAAAGCCGACTTAAAACACCCCAAAGCCATCAATTTAGGGCACATTACAGACATACAAAATATTTACGCAGCTGCAGATGCCACAATTCTAGCCTCAAAATATGAAGCATTTGGATTGGTAGCAACAGAATCCATTCTTTGTGGAACACCAGTATTACTGGCAGAAGGAATCGGAGCTACAGAGGTCCTCCGCCCCGCTGCATGTATCCAATTCGGACAAACCACGGAATCACTCGCTTCCGCCATTCAAAACCTCACCCAGAATATCAGGCCGCACATTACTAACGAAAGCGATATCACATATGATGTGCACTTGGACCATCATGTTAACAAACTGATTTCTTTTTTAGAAAATGCATAACCAAGCCGAGCAAAAATATCCACTAGCAAGCATGCTCTTGATTACCTTCAATCAAGAACAGACGATTCTGGAAGCTCTTGAAGGAGCCGTAAGTCAAGATTATCCCCATACAGAAATCATTATTTGCGACGATGCCTCGCAAGACTCCACCTTTGAAAAGGTTGTTGAATTCTCCAGAAATTATCCTGGGCCACACAAACTCATCCACCACAAGAATCCAGAAAATGTAGGAATTGGTGAAAATATAAACCAAGCCATCAAGCTATCAAGCGGAAATTTTTTCTTCATGACGGCAGGCGATGATATTTCACTACCTCACCGGGTCAGCACCGTCATGAAGGTTTGGCGAGAGAAAAGCTATTCCGTGGACTTGATTGCCTGCTATTTAAAAGATCTGGATTCAGAAAGCAGGACACATGGACTAATTTCTGTAACTGACCTTGCAAAATACCAGGACATGGATGACTGGATAAAGCTCGGCCATCCGAAATTGATTGGTGCAGCCCAAGCCTGGACCAGGAAGCTATATGAATCATATGGAGGAATCCCACAAGGAACCGTAGCTGAAGACATGCTAATGGCTTTCAGAGCCATTGCGATGGGGAGAGCTCTCACAATTCCAGAACCTTTGGTACTTTACCGACGTGGAGGTACAACCTCAAAAAAGGACAGGATATCTACCGCTGCCGTCATTTCCAGCTTTACAAAAAAAACTTTCAACACCAAAATCGAACTATTAGATATGCTCAAAACAGCGGCAACGAATTCTCCCTCTCCCATAGTGTTAAACCACCTAACGGCTCTCTATGAAAAAGAGTCATTAATTGAAGATTTGTTTAAAACAAAAAAACAAAAAAAGAGAAACTCAAGCTGATTGCAGCCAACAAAAGCGAAAAAATCGCAAGTAAAATACGACTATTCCTCTACTCCACAGCCCCTATTGTTATGGATTTTTTCCTTAATTTAAAGAAATTTTACAAAACATATAAAACAAAATGAACACTTCAAAAATCGTTCAAATCATTTCAACAACCAGTCTGATAATCATATTTTCGCTTGGCTTCTCAGTGCAACGAAGCTCCACCTCGTTGTATTTGATTTTATCTGCACTAGCACTAACTCTGATCACCACAAAAAAGACATTCAGAAATACTTTGAAACTATGTTGGAAAACATTCCCGGGCTGGACCATTGCCATGCTTACCTTGGCCATAGCAATAACCATACGAGAAATAGCCAACCCCGTAATCCAACTCAGGTACGCAGATGCGGCATACCGGCTTTTCTTGGCACCATTTTTATTAACATTGATATACGAATCAAAAGCAGGTGATATAAAAATCATCAAATGGAGCTGGCTGGTCGCCGTCATTCTCATGGCAACATCAGGATATTTTAATTATATTACAACCCAAGACATAAGACCGCATTCTGCGTTTACCAATACCATACCATACTCCGCATTTTGTGCAGTTTTTGCAATACTGTTTGTCACAATCAATCAGTCTGGCAAATTAATCTCAGCAGCATGCCTCATACCAGCCTCAGCGGTCATATTTTATTCACAATCCAGAGGCGTATGGATAGGAGTTATTTTAGCCACAGCCTTCTTGATCATTAATGCATATAACATCTCAGGAAAAAAAATATTTCCCACCATCGCACTCATAGCAATTTTGGCATACGCCACATCTGATTTATTTTCATCTCGCGCCGACATAACGATCCAGCAGACCATGGATTTTTTTAATGGAAATCGAGAAGGATCCGTGGGAATGAGAATGCAACTTGCACTTGCCTCATACTACATCTTTATCGAAAACCCACTTTTTGGTGCCGGCAGAAATTTATTACCTGCCCTGCATGAGCTTTACGTAAATGGCTACATAACACAATCCGTATCAGATGCAGCAGATACTCATGGAGAACTATTTTACAACGCAGCAAGCCTAGGGATAGTCGGGGTAATCTATTACCTAATATTCTATATATTTACTACAGTTCCATTCATACAAGCGATGAAGCAAGAAGCCACTCGACAAGTCGGCATGGCAGGAGTGGCAATCAGCATTGTCTTCTTTTTCACCGGATTCACACATATCACATTCGGACTATCAATGTATGCTTCAATTTATGCCAGCATCCAGGTTGTATTACTGACAGCAATCCTCAATGCAAAATATCCAAAAACCTGAGTGCTAGCATACATAA
Proteins encoded in this region:
- a CDS encoding O-antigen ligase family protein; protein product: MLTLAIAITIREIANPVIQLRYADAAYRLFLAPFLLTLIYESKAGDIKIIKWSWLVAVILMATSGYFNYITTQDIRPHSAFTNTIPYSAFCAVFAILFVTINQSGKLISAACLIPASAVIFYSQSRGVWIGVILATAFLIINAYNISGKKIFPTIALIAILAYATSDLFSSRADITIQQTMDFFNGNREGSVGMRMQLALASYYIFIENPLFGAGRNLLPALHELYVNGYITQSVSDAADTHGELFYNAASLGIVGVIYYLIFYIFTTVPFIQAMKQEATRQVGMAGVAISIVFFFTGFTHITFGLSMYASIYASIQVVLLTAILNAKYPKT
- a CDS encoding glycosyltransferase family 2 protein; this encodes MHNQAEQKYPLASMLLITFNQEQTILEALEGAVSQDYPHTEIIICDDASQDSTFEKVVEFSRNYPGPHKLIHHKNPENVGIGENINQAIKLSSGNFFFMTAGDDISLPHRVSTVMKVWREKSYSVDLIACYLKDLDSESRTHGLISVTDLAKYQDMDDWIKLGHPKLIGAAQAWTRKLYESYGGIPQGTVAEDMLMAFRAIAMGRALTIPEPLVLYRRGGTTSKKDRISTAAVISSFTKKTFNTKIELLDMLKTAATNSPSPIVLNHLTALYEKESLIEDLFKTKKQKKRNSS
- a CDS encoding glycosyltransferase family 2 protein; amino-acid sequence: MTQISGLVITLNEAHNIVDCLRSMKTVCDDIVVVDSGSSDGTVELARQEGATVIVQVPFLGDGPQRSHGLPHCRHAWVLNLDADERLEQDLIDYISRTDLDSLGVDLVETRRRNYIGQRFTPYAGQYPDYVKRLFNRLKADFTPVTAHTYIQASSFIRINAHIIHYSYRDYPDMVVKCKYAGWLARNLADSNKPLHVWQPVAHGTWAFIRHYFVKAGFLAGLDGLTLSICKGLGSYLKYANAIEIRRSRAAKPQ
- a CDS encoding glycosyltransferase family 4 protein, with translation MKSITGINLIFHSICPGGGMERYVMDIMTEFARKGIQVRGIARKAQWPRLKPAQIELVTIKDKTPFSRLNNLIFERVAHKQCNPAWPTIGISRTPYGADIAIAGGTHIGHLHAKGKTARGLFNKLTISHELSFYKNSKILISHSKKVQEEIIGHYHQKREKTATLYPPIDTKKFNISARESREATRSLLQLKDDELVLFFPSNNHKLKGSELILNTLDQYHINAKLLVAGKADLKHPKAINLGHITDIQNIYAAADATILASKYEAFGLVATESILCGTPVLLAEGIGATEVLRPAACIQFGQTTESLASAIQNLTQNIRPHITNESDITYDVHLDHHVNKLISFLENA
- a CDS encoding glycosyltransferase family 2 protein, with protein sequence MKISVIISTYNRPDALHAVLTGFCHQKPTDHDWEIIIADDGSTDETTKTINNFSKNSKISLQHVWHEDKGFRLAEIRNLAATRSTGDYLVFLDGDCIPLPDFVYQHGRLAENGWAIAGNRILMSQDFTLDYLTGSITASHLWNKFDWLKFRLKKSVNNSLGWLRIDSQAWRRKQAENWKTLRGCNIGVWKNAFESVNGFDASFSGWGYEDSDLAARLIRNGVGIKNGRFSVPVLHLWHKENDRTFSGENWKKLEATLSSTHIHAKSGIKNMSLGERL
- the msbA gene encoding lipid A export permease/ATP-binding protein MsbA; amino-acid sequence: MTQPIKASSWALYKRLAGYLRHDWKVFSVSIIAMVIASATEPLFASLMKPLINEGFVNRNPHELLWTSMSIVGLFVVRALASFGNDYSTTWLASRLVVRLREAMFVKLLRLPVSYYDNNASGRLISRLSNDVNQVSDAGFNVITVSVRDGVTIAGLLGLLFWTDWRLTLICLIMIPVVGIGIRLVGRRLRKLSHINQHEMGQMMQVLGEAVDGQRVVKVYGGQEFEQSRFMRAAHGLRRNLVKQVSASSMNTGVTQLIVSVALAVIIYSAGLRAAEGSFSAGDFMSYLTAMIMLFTPVKRITTVTQILQRGLAAAESVFTLLDSPEETNQGRQTLTRARGELRFEQVGFRYPQGEREALEHITLHIRPGETVALVGGSGSGKTTLANLVPRFYDPQSGRITLDGIPLPELELGNLRQQVAMVNQDVVLFNGTLADNIAYARPGASREEIVEAARAANAMEFISTLPEGFDTLIGENGTRLSGGQRQRIAIARALIKDAPILILDEATSALDTQSERLVQAALDELMKHRTTLVIAHRLSTIEKADRIVVMRDGRIVEEGAHEVLLRQEGIYAQLHRLQFHTETALANQQQDQA